GCGACGGCGCTGTCGCTGTTCCGCGCCGCCGCCGACCATCTCGACGCGGCGCTCGCCGAGAAGAACTGGGACGCACTGGTGCCCGATGAACGCGACAACCCGCAGGCCTGGGCGTCACTGCCGCCGGCGGTGATCATGGACATCGACGAAACCGTGCTCGACAACTCGCCTTACCAGGCGCGCCTCGTGCACGACGGCGGCGAGTACGACGAAGCCACCTGGGCCGCGTGGGTGGCGGAGAAGAAGGCCGAGCCGGTGCCCGGCGTGGTCGACTTCGCCCGCGTGGCAACCGAGAAGGGCGTGACCATCCTCTACCTGTCCAACCGCGCCCAGCATCTCAACGAGGCCACCCTCGCCAACCTGCGCGCGGTCGGCCTGCCGGTGAAGGACGACAGCGTGTTCCTCGGCCTTGGCACCCATGTCGAGGGCTGCGAGCAGCACGGCAGCGAAAAGCTCTGCCGCCGCCGCCTTGCGGGGCGCGACTACCGGGTCCTCATGCAGTTCGGCGACCAGCTCGGTGATTTCGTCCAGGTGATAGCCAATACCGACGAGGCCCGCAACGGCCTGCTGGACGAGTACGGCGACTGGTTCGGCGAACGCTGGTGGATGCTGCCGAACCCGACCTATGGCGGCTGGGAGCCGGCGCTGTTCAACAACGCCTGGGACCAGCCACGCGAACAGCGGCGCGCCGCCAAGCGCGAGGCGTTACAGCTGGCGCAGTAGTCGGCGGCGGCGTGCACCGGCGCGACGTACGACCACGGACCGGGCACCCTGGGGTCATCCCGAGGCTGCGCATCCGACGGTGGCGCGCTAGCGTGCGGGAACCGGCGATGGGGGCGCCGGCACCCGGCAACCTGCGCGAAGGCCCATGGTCGGTCCCCTTTCCAATCTCTCTCCTCCTTCGCTGCCCATGGGGCCTGGCGGCGGCCGATCGCTGATCGGCGTCCTCCACAGCCTGACCAGTCCGCTGGCCCGCAGCATGGGGCTCGGTGAGGGTCACGCAGGCCCATGGACGCAGGGTGCGCGCTCGCATCTGGTGGATACCGTGCGTCCACCGACGCCTCCCGCCCCGCCCGGGCTGGCCCAGGCCGCCGCCGTCCGGCCGCCGGGCGCGGGCGCCCCACCGGGGGGCACGGCCGCGACAGGCAGCGCCCGGCCTGACGTCACCGCCGGGACTGTCGCAGGCGGCTGCCAGCGCTGCCGGCGCGGGTGGCTCCGGAGTGGGCATGGCGACGACGGCCAGTGGCGCCGTCGCCCGCCCGTTGGCCGATGCACTGGCTGCCACCGCGCCGCGACCCGGGGCACCCGGCGCGGCGACGCCCGGTTCGCTCATTACCGGCGCCGGCATGGCGCAGGTGGCAGGCGCCATGGCGACGGCCGGGCCGGCTGGTGGGTTGGCGGCTGGCCTGGCCGGCCTGCAAGGCGCGCCCGCTGCAGCCGCCAGCGCCATCCCACGCGGCATGCCCGCGATGACCGCGCCCGCGACCCTGGCCGCAGTCGGCACCACGGCCCATCCGGGCGCGCTTGCCGGCAACGCCACCGGCGCTGCGGGTGCTGCAGGTGCCGCCGCCCAGGGCGTGCCGCTGGCCAGCGGCACGCTGGCACCGTCGCTGGTGCGTGGCGACCTCGCGCTTCCCGGCGTGCTGCGCGCCGATGCGGCGCTGGCGGGTGAGCGTGCGGGCTCACTGGCACCCGCGGGGATGCTTGCGCAGGCGCCCGGCACCACCGCCGTGGCCAGCGCCGGTGCCACTGTCGCGATGGCGAATGCCCCATCCGTACAGCCCATGCCCACCATGCCTGCCGTGGTGCCGCCATCGCAGTCGCCGGCCGATGTGCGCGGCAACCCGCTGGCGGGCGGGGGCGAACGCGGTGGCACACGCGTGGATGGTGCACCGATCGCACACGGCCACACCGTTGCCTCCGGCGACGGGCGCCGCGCACGGCGCGATCGCTTCACCACGCTGCTCGCCGCGGTCGGCGCCGGATCCGACGCCGCACGCCGCGAACTGGCCGAGATCCGGAAGGCGGAGCTCGCCTACCAGTGGTTGTACTGGGTGCTCACCATCGTCGCGTTCGCCAGCTTCGGCATCCTGCTGGTCGCCCTGCTGCCCTGGGGCGAAGGCGTGGCGCTGGTAAGCCGTGGCGTGCGTGAGCCGGTGTCGATGGGCGTCCTCGTCACGCTCGGCCTGGCCTCCGCGGCCGGGGCCTGGGCGATGGCCCGCACCGCCCTCTCGCGCAAGACCCCGGGCAGCGCCGGCGAACGCTGAGCACGCGCCGTCCCGCATCCGTGGCGGGACCATCCTGCGATCGGTGTTCTGGCGTCGGTTCACGCCGCCCCGCCAGAACGTCGGTGGGCGAGGTCGCGTCGCGGACGCCGATCGGCAGGAACGGTACGCACGTGCCGGTCAAGGGAAGGTTGCTTGCACCCCGCCGTCATCGAGGGCATCTCAACTGCGAACTCCTTGCGGCGTTCGCAACGCAGTGAGCATTGAGCGTTGGCCTGACCGGTACAGCCTCCGATCCGGCCAGGGCTCTGCCAGTGCCACCGGCCGCACTTCTCGCGGACAAAAAGAAAC
This portion of the Luteimonas yindakuii genome encodes:
- a CDS encoding 5'-nucleotidase, lipoprotein e(P4) family → MRPLLLTLSLFVIGLSACRPTPEATTAPSAAAPVPAEQSARPAATDADDNLNAVLWVQRSVEYRATALSLFRAAADHLDAALAEKNWDALVPDERDNPQAWASLPPAVIMDIDETVLDNSPYQARLVHDGGEYDEATWAAWVAEKKAEPVPGVVDFARVATEKGVTILYLSNRAQHLNEATLANLRAVGLPVKDDSVFLGLGTHVEGCEQHGSEKLCRRRLAGRDYRVLMQFGDQLGDFVQVIANTDEARNGLLDEYGDWFGERWWMLPNPTYGGWEPALFNNAWDQPREQRRAAKREALQLAQ